The Kitasatospora paranensis genome has a window encoding:
- a CDS encoding lysylphosphatidylglycerol synthase transmembrane domain-containing protein, translating to MTGTADVNVDKGSDESATDRSAVPEPEPPTVSPQPRAPGNQDAPEAVPEPRPPHPQPVPPQSADEPPGEHLAVDEPLLAARAHRPSDLIRFLAGVLGIIAVFVLAQIAVSTTSGIETDISANAHKIPGVLSTIMALVSSIAVLAVPLAFAVERLIKRDGLRVADGVLASVLAYGVSLGIDWWVAAGAPPAVRDALTQLPPGGGQTLTDPVHGYLAPVIAYMTAVGMSSRPRWRVALWVVVILSGVTELISGYTTPLSLLLTVLIGWSVAYGTLYAIGSPNIRPTGKHLMTGLRKVGFTLRRAPRPDAPGETRRYLVAQYEGPLLDVHIIDREQQAAGFFYRAWRRIRLRSVAVRRSPQSLRQALEQEALIAYAAAASGARAPQLVATSELGPDAAILVYENVAGRTLDELADDEITDDVMASLWESVAALHERRIAHRRLTGESLLVVDEKTGCLVNLSGGDIAAGDLTLRIDVAQLLTTFALRIGPERSVDVANRVLGADRVAGSLPLLQPVGLSRSTRIDLQRMSKERKAEARALALEQVAAGERTQQQAEEDIAAAGEDLLSRIRGQILEIAPEAPMAPAKLERLKPKSLIMVIALSFAAYLALTTVQPAQLKLSQLNWGWAAVALAAAATTYGAAAMSLTGFVPERLPFVRTVAAQLAGSFVKLVAPAAIGGIALNTRYLQKAGIRSGQAVASVGASQLAGLGGHLLLLFCFGLITGTQTNGDLGASRAVIIGVLSAAVLALVVAAVAPLRRFVVTRVRSLFFGVVPRMLDLMQTPTKLVTGFGGILLLTLSFTACLYASVRAFGGDMSYSAVAVVFLTANAAGSAIPTPGGIGPVEIALIGALTVGVPASAAAPAVFLYRLLTFWLPVLPGWVAYNVLQRRGAL from the coding sequence ATGACCGGGACGGCAGACGTGAACGTGGACAAGGGCTCGGACGAGTCCGCCACCGACCGGTCTGCTGTTCCCGAACCGGAGCCGCCGACAGTCTCGCCGCAGCCGCGCGCACCGGGCAACCAGGACGCGCCCGAGGCCGTCCCCGAGCCCCGCCCGCCGCACCCGCAGCCCGTGCCGCCGCAGTCGGCGGACGAGCCGCCCGGTGAGCACCTCGCGGTGGACGAGCCGCTGCTGGCCGCCCGCGCGCACCGCCCCTCCGATCTGATCCGCTTCCTGGCGGGCGTGCTCGGGATCATCGCGGTGTTCGTGCTCGCCCAGATCGCGGTGTCGACCACCAGCGGCATCGAGACGGACATCTCCGCCAACGCCCACAAGATCCCCGGCGTGCTGTCCACGATCATGGCGCTGGTCTCCAGCATCGCGGTGCTGGCGGTGCCGCTGGCCTTCGCGGTCGAGCGGCTGATCAAACGGGACGGCCTGCGGGTCGCCGACGGCGTGCTCGCCTCGGTGCTCGCCTACGGCGTCTCGCTCGGCATCGACTGGTGGGTGGCGGCCGGGGCGCCGCCCGCCGTCCGGGACGCGCTGACCCAGCTGCCGCCGGGTGGCGGCCAGACCCTCACCGATCCGGTGCACGGCTACCTGGCGCCGGTGATCGCCTACATGACGGCGGTCGGCATGTCGAGCCGTCCGCGCTGGCGGGTGGCCCTGTGGGTGGTGGTGATCCTCAGCGGCGTCACCGAGCTGATCAGCGGCTACACCACGCCGCTGTCGCTGCTGCTCACCGTGCTGATCGGCTGGTCGGTGGCGTACGGCACGCTCTACGCGATCGGCTCCCCGAACATCCGGCCGACCGGCAAGCACCTGATGACCGGCCTGCGGAAGGTCGGCTTCACCCTCCGGCGCGCACCGCGCCCCGACGCCCCCGGCGAGACCCGCCGCTACCTGGTCGCCCAGTACGAGGGCCCGCTGCTGGACGTCCACATCATCGACCGCGAGCAGCAGGCGGCCGGCTTCTTCTACCGCGCCTGGCGGCGGATCCGGCTGCGCTCGGTGGCCGTGCGGCGCAGCCCGCAGTCGCTGCGTCAGGCCCTGGAACAAGAGGCCCTGATCGCGTACGCGGCGGCCGCATCCGGGGCCCGCGCCCCGCAGCTGGTCGCCACCTCGGAGCTCGGGCCGGACGCCGCGATCCTGGTGTACGAGAACGTGGCCGGCCGCACCCTCGACGAGCTCGCCGACGACGAGATCACCGACGACGTGATGGCCTCGCTGTGGGAGTCGGTGGCAGCCCTGCACGAGCGCCGGATCGCCCACCGCCGGCTGACCGGCGAGTCGCTGCTGGTGGTCGACGAGAAGACCGGCTGCCTGGTCAATCTCTCCGGCGGCGACATCGCGGCCGGCGACCTGACGCTGCGCATCGACGTCGCGCAGCTGCTCACCACCTTCGCGCTGCGGATCGGCCCGGAGCGCTCGGTGGACGTCGCCAACCGGGTGCTCGGCGCGGACCGCGTCGCGGGCTCGCTGCCGCTGCTGCAGCCGGTGGGCCTGAGCCGGTCCACCCGGATCGACCTGCAGCGGATGTCCAAGGAGCGCAAGGCCGAGGCCCGGGCCCTGGCGCTGGAACAGGTCGCCGCGGGCGAGCGCACCCAGCAGCAGGCCGAGGAGGACATCGCGGCGGCCGGCGAGGACCTGCTCAGCCGGATCCGCGGCCAGATCCTGGAGATCGCGCCCGAGGCGCCGATGGCCCCCGCGAAGCTGGAACGGCTCAAGCCGAAGAGCCTCATCATGGTCATCGCGCTGAGCTTCGCCGCCTACCTGGCGCTGACCACCGTCCAGCCCGCCCAGCTGAAGCTCTCCCAGCTGAACTGGGGCTGGGCCGCGGTGGCGCTGGCCGCGGCGGCCACCACCTACGGTGCGGCGGCGATGAGCCTGACGGGCTTCGTCCCGGAGCGGCTGCCGTTCGTCCGCACGGTCGCGGCCCAGCTGGCCGGCTCCTTCGTGAAGCTGGTCGCACCCGCGGCGATCGGCGGCATCGCGCTCAACACCCGCTACCTGCAGAAGGCCGGCATCCGCTCCGGGCAGGCGGTCGCCAGCGTCGGCGCCTCCCAGCTGGCGGGCCTCGGCGGCCACCTGCTGCTGCTGTTCTGCTTCGGCCTGATCACCGGCACCCAGACCAACGGCGACCTCGGCGCCTCCCGGGCGGTGATCATCGGTGTGCTCAGCGCGGCGGTGCTGGCCCTGGTGGTCGCGGCAGTGGCGCCGCTGCGGCGCTTCGTGGTGACCCGGGTGCGGTCGCTGTTCTTCGGCGTGGTGCCGCGGATGCTCGACCTGATGCAGACCCCGACCAAGCTGGTCACCGGCTTCGGCGGCATCCTGCTGCTGACGCTCTCGTTCACCGCCTGCCTGTACGCCTCGGTGCGGGCGTTCGGCGGCGACATGAGCTACTCCGCGGTGGCGGTGGTCTTCCTGACCGCGAACGCGGCCGGCTCGGCGATCCCGACGCCGGGCGGCATCGGGCCGGTGGAGATCGCCCTGATCGGCGCCCTGACCGTCGGCGTGCCGGCCTCGGCGGCGGCGCCCGCGGTGTTCCTGTACCGCCTGCTGACCTTCTGGCTGCCGGTGCTGCCGGGCTGGGTCGCCTACAACGTGCTGCAACGCCGCGGGGCACTCTGA
- the moeZ gene encoding adenylyltransferase/sulfurtransferase MoeZ — protein sequence MSLPPLVEPAAELTVEEVRRYSRHLIIPDVGMDGQKRLKKAKVLCVGAGGLGSPALMYLAAAGVGTLGIVEFDTVDESNLQRQIIHGQSDIGRSKAESARDSVKEINPLVEVILHEDRLDNSNVMEIFSGYDLIVDGTDNFATRYLVNDAAVLLGKPYVWGSIYRFDGQASVFWAEHGPCYRCLYPEAPPPGMVPSCAEGGVLGVLCASIGSIQVTEAIKLLAGVGEPLVGRLMIYDALEMQYRSVKVRKDPNCVLCGDNPTVTELIDYEAFCGVVSEEAQAAAAGSTITSKQLKQWLDDDEDIFLIDVREPNEYEIVSIPGATLIPKNEFLMGTALEKMPQDKKIVLHCKTGVRSAEVLAVLKSAGFSDAVHLGGGVVGWVNQIEPHKPIY from the coding sequence GTGTCGCTGCCACCCCTGGTCGAGCCGGCCGCCGAGCTCACCGTTGAAGAGGTCCGCCGGTACTCCCGCCACCTGATCATCCCCGACGTGGGCATGGACGGGCAGAAGCGGCTGAAGAAGGCCAAGGTGCTCTGCGTCGGCGCGGGCGGCCTCGGGTCCCCCGCCCTCATGTACCTGGCCGCGGCGGGCGTCGGCACGCTCGGCATCGTCGAGTTCGACACCGTCGACGAGTCCAACCTCCAGCGCCAGATCATCCACGGCCAGTCCGACATCGGCCGTTCCAAGGCCGAGTCCGCGCGCGACTCGGTCAAGGAGATCAACCCGCTGGTCGAGGTGATCCTGCACGAGGACCGCCTGGACAACTCCAACGTCATGGAGATCTTCTCCGGCTACGACCTGATCGTCGACGGCACGGACAACTTCGCCACCCGGTACCTGGTGAACGACGCCGCGGTGCTGCTCGGCAAGCCGTACGTCTGGGGCTCCATCTACCGCTTCGACGGCCAGGCCAGCGTCTTCTGGGCCGAGCACGGCCCCTGCTACCGCTGCCTCTACCCGGAGGCCCCGCCGCCGGGCATGGTCCCCTCCTGCGCCGAGGGCGGCGTGCTGGGCGTGCTCTGCGCCTCGATCGGCTCGATCCAGGTCACCGAGGCGATCAAGCTGCTGGCCGGCGTCGGCGAGCCGCTGGTCGGCCGACTGATGATCTACGACGCCCTGGAGATGCAGTACCGCTCGGTGAAGGTCCGCAAGGACCCGAACTGCGTCCTGTGCGGTGACAACCCCACCGTCACCGAGCTGATCGACTACGAGGCCTTCTGCGGCGTCGTGTCGGAGGAGGCGCAGGCCGCGGCCGCGGGCTCCACCATCACCTCCAAGCAGCTCAAGCAGTGGCTGGACGACGACGAGGACATCTTCCTCATCGACGTCCGCGAGCCCAACGAGTACGAGATCGTCTCGATCCCGGGCGCCACGCTGATCCCCAAGAACGAGTTCCTGATGGGCACCGCGCTGGAGAAGATGCCGCAGGACAAGAAGATCGTGCTGCACTGCAAGACCGGCGTGCGCTCGGCCGAGGTGCTGGCCGTCCTCAAGTCGGCGGGCTTCTCCGACGCCGTCCACCTCGGCGGCGGCGTGGTCGGCTGGGTCAACCAGATCGAGCCGCACAAGCCGATCTACTAG